GCTACAGAGGAGTAGGTTGACGAAAGACAACTGAGTAAACATTACACTCTATAGATATAAAATCCTACTTGCATTTGCAAAAACCTCCCCCCTACAGTTATTAATACGTGATATAAATCTTTAGGTTTCTGCTACACTCCATTACTATAGTCTAATAGTAACTTGCGGCAAGAAAACTTCTACACTTCCCCAAGTTCCATATTATAATTAGAATGAAAGGGCACACTATGTCCTGCGTAGGTGTAAACAGACAAGCTGAAGTCCCTAAAACCTATATTCCTGTACACGTGACTGTTAACTAAGTCTACAAACAATGTGAGGGACCTAAAGGTCATTACTGTTTAGGAGACTTGGTAAATTGGGGAAAGAAAAGATACTTTTATCATTTGTATCGACATATTAAACTGAAAATGTTAAAAAAAAAGTTCAAATACatcatattaattatttatctcaattatttattaatataacTTTTCAGATAGCTAAGAAAGTGACCACAATGTGCACTACTTAACTTGTGCATTTAAATCAACATCCCTACCAAGATCCTACAGACAGAGATGTAACCAGTGTGCCCTTGAAGAGGCCAGATGTGGATATAGTCATcgcaaaaaataaaaaaataaaaacccACAAATGACTAGCTTGATAATAAGGTTTTAACATCAACATAAATTATAACCTACATCGGATATTAGTGGCAGTTGGAGAAGGTACACAAAATGCTAATAGTGTTCAaaaatatgaacaatgaatttgTTTTACTTACCATATCGACAACGGTTTGGCTTGAGAGAAACTCAAAAACCCCGTCACTTGCCACTACAAATACGCCAATCTTTTCAGCCACACTATCCCCTACACTCCGTGTGAATGCAGTTCCAGGATACATTGCATTCTGAACCCACAATCTCGGCGGATCACCACCTTCAGTCTCCTCATCACCCCATGTCTGAACACTAGGATCCTTAAGTCCTTCAACTTGATCAACACTCAAAACCCTGGCCCCCTCAACCTTAACCCTTTCACATTCATCTCTCCGAAATGGTGTCTGATCAGACGACAAGTCTACAAGCTGATCACCTTTCTTTACAGCAATCACCGCTCTAGAATCACCCACATTGGCCACATAAAGCATATCACCAACAACAAGAACAGTAACAGCAGTGGTACCACTCAACGAATCGTCTATTTCACTATCATGAAGTTCATCATTCGTTGCCAAAAACGCAGCATTACAAGCATTAATAGGATCATCGACCAATGTAGAGTCCCTCGACAAGTTCTCAACCAACCTATTCTTCACAAAATTCGCACATTGCCCTCCAGTTTGGCCGTGCCCATCAAACACACCAAAGAAATGAACACTAGGATTCCCTTGTACGCAAGTCCTCACACAAAAAGTATCTTGATTTTCCTTATCTAACATATAAG
This sequence is a window from Apium graveolens cultivar Ventura chromosome 9, ASM990537v1, whole genome shotgun sequence. Protein-coding genes within it:
- the LOC141682822 gene encoding putative protein phosphatase 2C 35 isoform X1; this translates as MLKSWRTRLSFFTKNCVCSCCSGYELAPDGHVSSLDGSDYKDSPDHGQGKHVSVEKSLEPVLVPSHNFQLDYVVLTQRGYYPYMLDKENQDTFCVRTCVQGNPSVHFFGVFDGHGQTGGQCANFVKNRLVENLSRDSTLVDDPINACNAAFLATNDELHDSEIDDSLSGTTAVTVLVVGDMLYVANVGDSRAVIAVKKGDQLVDLSSDQTPFRRDECERVKVEGARVLSVDQVEGLKDPSVQTWGDEETEGGDPPRLWVQNAMYPGTAFTRSVGDSVAEKIGVFVVASDGVFEFLSSQTVVDMVDRQRGDACYTIAGESYRLWLQFENRTDDITLIIVHIEGLSNV
- the LOC141682822 gene encoding putative protein phosphatase 2C 35 isoform X2, which translates into the protein MGCVCGKCCSGYELAPDGHVSSLDGSDYKDSPDHGQGKHVSVEKSLEPVLVPSHNFQLDYVVLTQRGYYPYMLDKENQDTFCVRTCVQGNPSVHFFGVFDGHGQTGGQCANFVKNRLVENLSRDSTLVDDPINACNAAFLATNDELHDSEIDDSLSGTTAVTVLVVGDMLYVANVGDSRAVIAVKKGDQLVDLSSDQTPFRRDECERVKVEGARVLSVDQVEGLKDPSVQTWGDEETEGGDPPRLWVQNAMYPGTAFTRSVGDSVAEKIGVFVVASDGVFEFLSSQTVVDMVDRQRGDACYTIAGESYRLWLQFENRTDDITLIIVHIEGLSNV